In one Gadus morhua chromosome 15, gadMor3.0, whole genome shotgun sequence genomic region, the following are encoded:
- the LOC115559953 gene encoding inhibitor of nuclear factor kappa-B kinase subunit alpha isoform X3: MERAALRQTQQCGPWEMKERLGTGGFGHVNLYQHLETGDKIALKLCRLELNQKNKDRWSREIQIMKKLSHVNVVEAREVPLELSSIGLNDLPLLAMEYCSKGDLRKMLNKPENCCGLKESEVLSLLSDIGSGIRYLHANKIIHRDLKPENIVLQDVRGKLVHKIIDLGYAKDLDQGSLCTSFVGTLQYLAPELFENKPYTVTVDYWSFGTMIFECVCGFRPFLHHMQPVQWTSKVKNKGPKDIMAVEDMNGEVRFSTHLPYPNNLSRPLLEPVESLLQMMLLWDPATRGGGTDPESNHPCFYTTLHNILSMKVIHVLDMTSAQLHSIVLGPEESLHSLQQRLETHTHSHVPPRSQELLLETGVSLDPRWPPAHCLPEGLAGWDRSIVYLFDKSLTKYCGPLTARPLPDSVNFIVRETKTQLPLAALRKVWGEAVSYICGLKQDYVRLYGGREAAMRSLLHYNTNLTHHKNMLFSQSQQLRAKLAFFKISIQNDLELYSEQRHTGISSEKMLKTWNENEEKAAAFTQVAEVGYLDEEIVSLHCEIVELRRSPFARSQGDVMGQLEEKAIELYKQLKAKCKSPDPPHGYSDSSEMVKAILQTVQNQDRVLKDLYTHLSTILVCKQRIVDLFPKLEGAVESIKAAETTVMQMQMKRQKEFWYLLKIARAQTEPQSLPTVPKTTASETVHQLLEENQHYLSQLTSLLQDTTQETGNSVMDEDWSWIQHDSGKAQSLIS, encoded by the exons ATGGAGAGAGCTGCCCTCAGACAGACCCAGCAGTGCGGTCCCTGGGAGATGAAGGAGCGGCTAGGAACAGGAGGATTCGGCCATGTGAACCTCTACCAACATCta GAGACGGGAGACAAGATTGCTTTGAAACTTTGCCGCCTAGAATTGAACCAAAAGAACAAAGATCGCTGGAGCAGAGAGATACAAATAATGAAAAA GCTGAGTCATGTGAACGTAGTGGAAGCAAGAGAAGTTCCATTAGAACTGAGTTCCATCGGACTTAATGACCTACCACTACTGGCCATGGAGTACTGCTCCAAAGGAGATCTACGCAAG ATGCTCAACAAGCCAGAAAATTGTTGTGGGCTTAAGGAAAGTGAGGTTCTCTCACTGCTCAGTGACATAG GTTCTGGTATCCGGTACCTCCACGCCAACAAGATCATCCACCGAGACCTCAAGCCAGAGAACATAGTCCTTCAGGATGTCAGGGGGAAG CTCGTCCACAAAATCATTGATCTGGGCTATGCAAAGGACCTGGACCAGGGTAGCCTCTGCACATCTTTTGTCGGTACTCTGCAGTATCTG GCTCCAGAGCTCTTTGAGAACAAGCCCTACACGGTGACTGTTGATTACTGGAGTTTCGGGACGATGAtatttgagtgcgtgtgtggctTTCGGCCCTTTCTACACCACATGCAGCCTGTTCAGTG GACGAGCAAAGTGAAGAATAAAGGTCCTAAAGATATCATGGCTGTCGAGGACATGAATGGGGAAGTCAGGTTCTCGACACACCTTCCCTATCCGAACAACCTCAGCAG accctTACTGGAGCCTGTCGAGTCCCTTCTGCAGATGATGCTCCTGTGGGACCCTGCTACCCGAGGAGGGGGCACAGACCCGGAGAGCAACCATCCCTGCTTTTACACTACATTACACAATATCCTCAGCATGAAG gtGATCCACGTGCTGGACATGACGTCGGCCCAGCTACACTCCATAGTGCTGGGCCCCGAGGAGAGTCTGCACTCCCTGCAGCAGCGGCTGGAGacccacacccactcacacgtCCCCCCCCGCAGCCAGGAGCTGCTCCTGGAGACGGGCGTGTCGCTGGACCCCCGCTGGCCCCCCGCCCACTGCCTCCCAGAGGGACTG GCCGGCTGGGACCGGTCCATAGTGTACCTCTTCGACAAGAGCCTGACCAAGTACTGCGGCCCGCTTACCGCCCGACCTCTGCCTGACAGCGTCAACTTCATAG TGCGAGAGACCAAGACCCAGCTGCCACTCGCCGCGCTGAGGAAGGTGTGGGGAGAGGCGGTCAGCTACATCTGTGGGCTGAAGCAGGACTACGTCCGGCTGTACGGGGGGCGGGAGGCCGCCAT GAGGAGTCTGCTACATTACAACACAAACCTAACGCACCACAAGAACATGCTGTTCTCACAGTCCCAGCAGCTCAGAGCCAAACTGGCCTTCTTCAAAATCAGCATCCAGAACGACCTGGAGCTCTACTCTGAGCAAAGACACACAGGCATTT CTTCAGAGAAGATGCTGAAGACCTGGAATGAAAACGAAGAGAAGGCTGCTGCGTTTACACAG GTGGCTGAGGTCGGTTATCTGGATGAAGAGATTGTCTCTCTGCACTGTGAGATTGTGGAGTTGAGGAGAAGTCCATTCGCTCGCAGTCAAGGAGACGTTATgggacagct GGAGGAGAAAGCGATTGAACTCTACAAGCAACTGAAAGCCAAATGCAAAA GTCCTGACCCGCCACACGGTTACAGCGATAGCTCCGAGATGGTGAAGGCTATTCTTCAGACAGTTCAGAACCAGGACCGGGTCTTGAAGGACTTATACACTCACCTGAG CACCATACTGGTGTGTAAACAACGCATCGTCGATCTGTTCCCTAAGCTGGAGGGGGCGGTAGAGAGCATCAAGGCAGCGGAGACGACAGTGATGCAGATGCAAATGAAGCGACAGAAAGAGTTCTGGTATCTGTTGAAGATTGCCAGG GCCCAGACAGAACCTCAGTCACTACCAACTGTTCCCAAGACAACTGCAAG TGAGACGGTTCATCAATTATTGGAAGAGAATCAGCATTACCTCAGTCAACTGACTTCTCTGCTTCAGGACACGACTCAAGAGACTGGAAACAGTGTCATG GATGAGGACTGGAGTTGGATACAGCATGATTCAGGAAAAGCTCAATCTCTGATCTCATAA
- the LOC115559953 gene encoding inhibitor of nuclear factor kappa-B kinase subunit alpha isoform X1, with the protein MERAALRQTQQCGPWEMKERLGTGGFGHVNLYQHLETGDKIALKLCRLELNQKNKDRWSREIQIMKKLSHVNVVEAREVPLELSSIGLNDLPLLAMEYCSKGDLRKMLNKPENCCGLKESEVLSLLSDIGSGIRYLHANKIIHRDLKPENIVLQDVRGKLVHKIIDLGYAKDLDQGSLCTSFVGTLQYLAPELFENKPYTVTVDYWSFGTMIFECVCGFRPFLHHMQPVQWTSKVKNKGPKDIMAVEDMNGEVRFSTHLPYPNNLSRPLLEPVESLLQMMLLWDPATRGGGTDPESNHPCFYTTLHNILSMKVIHVLDMTSAQLHSIVLGPEESLHSLQQRLETHTHSHVPPRSQELLLETGVSLDPRWPPAHCLPEGLAGWDRSIVYLFDKSLTKYCGPLTARPLPDSVNFIVRETKTQLPLAALRKVWGEAVSYICGLKQDYVRLYGGREAAMRSLLHYNTNLTHHKNMLFSQSQQLRAKLAFFKISIQNDLELYSEQRHTGISTLSKDTQGIYEYTLGHWFSKCGPRANGGPQKHSWRPAMTYRSSEKMLKTWNENEEKAAAFTQVAEVGYLDEEIVSLHCEIVELRRSPFARSQGDVMGQLEEKAIELYKQLKAKCKSPDPPHGYSDSSEMVKAILQTVQNQDRVLKDLYTHLSTILVCKQRIVDLFPKLEGAVESIKAAETTVMQMQMKRQKEFWYLLKIARAQTEPQSLPTVPKTTASETVHQLLEENQHYLSQLTSLLQDTTQETGNSVMDEDWSWIQHDSGKAQSLIS; encoded by the exons ATGGAGAGAGCTGCCCTCAGACAGACCCAGCAGTGCGGTCCCTGGGAGATGAAGGAGCGGCTAGGAACAGGAGGATTCGGCCATGTGAACCTCTACCAACATCta GAGACGGGAGACAAGATTGCTTTGAAACTTTGCCGCCTAGAATTGAACCAAAAGAACAAAGATCGCTGGAGCAGAGAGATACAAATAATGAAAAA GCTGAGTCATGTGAACGTAGTGGAAGCAAGAGAAGTTCCATTAGAACTGAGTTCCATCGGACTTAATGACCTACCACTACTGGCCATGGAGTACTGCTCCAAAGGAGATCTACGCAAG ATGCTCAACAAGCCAGAAAATTGTTGTGGGCTTAAGGAAAGTGAGGTTCTCTCACTGCTCAGTGACATAG GTTCTGGTATCCGGTACCTCCACGCCAACAAGATCATCCACCGAGACCTCAAGCCAGAGAACATAGTCCTTCAGGATGTCAGGGGGAAG CTCGTCCACAAAATCATTGATCTGGGCTATGCAAAGGACCTGGACCAGGGTAGCCTCTGCACATCTTTTGTCGGTACTCTGCAGTATCTG GCTCCAGAGCTCTTTGAGAACAAGCCCTACACGGTGACTGTTGATTACTGGAGTTTCGGGACGATGAtatttgagtgcgtgtgtggctTTCGGCCCTTTCTACACCACATGCAGCCTGTTCAGTG GACGAGCAAAGTGAAGAATAAAGGTCCTAAAGATATCATGGCTGTCGAGGACATGAATGGGGAAGTCAGGTTCTCGACACACCTTCCCTATCCGAACAACCTCAGCAG accctTACTGGAGCCTGTCGAGTCCCTTCTGCAGATGATGCTCCTGTGGGACCCTGCTACCCGAGGAGGGGGCACAGACCCGGAGAGCAACCATCCCTGCTTTTACACTACATTACACAATATCCTCAGCATGAAG gtGATCCACGTGCTGGACATGACGTCGGCCCAGCTACACTCCATAGTGCTGGGCCCCGAGGAGAGTCTGCACTCCCTGCAGCAGCGGCTGGAGacccacacccactcacacgtCCCCCCCCGCAGCCAGGAGCTGCTCCTGGAGACGGGCGTGTCGCTGGACCCCCGCTGGCCCCCCGCCCACTGCCTCCCAGAGGGACTG GCCGGCTGGGACCGGTCCATAGTGTACCTCTTCGACAAGAGCCTGACCAAGTACTGCGGCCCGCTTACCGCCCGACCTCTGCCTGACAGCGTCAACTTCATAG TGCGAGAGACCAAGACCCAGCTGCCACTCGCCGCGCTGAGGAAGGTGTGGGGAGAGGCGGTCAGCTACATCTGTGGGCTGAAGCAGGACTACGTCCGGCTGTACGGGGGGCGGGAGGCCGCCAT GAGGAGTCTGCTACATTACAACACAAACCTAACGCACCACAAGAACATGCTGTTCTCACAGTCCCAGCAGCTCAGAGCCAAACTGGCCTTCTTCAAAATCAGCATCCAGAACGACCTGGAGCTCTACTCTGAGCAAAGACACACAGGCATTT caactctGAGCAAAGACACACAGGGCATCTATGAGTACACTTTAggccattggttctcaaagtgtggcccgcgggccaatggcggcccgcagaaacattcctggcggcccgcaatgacatacagat CTTCAGAGAAGATGCTGAAGACCTGGAATGAAAACGAAGAGAAGGCTGCTGCGTTTACACAG GTGGCTGAGGTCGGTTATCTGGATGAAGAGATTGTCTCTCTGCACTGTGAGATTGTGGAGTTGAGGAGAAGTCCATTCGCTCGCAGTCAAGGAGACGTTATgggacagct GGAGGAGAAAGCGATTGAACTCTACAAGCAACTGAAAGCCAAATGCAAAA GTCCTGACCCGCCACACGGTTACAGCGATAGCTCCGAGATGGTGAAGGCTATTCTTCAGACAGTTCAGAACCAGGACCGGGTCTTGAAGGACTTATACACTCACCTGAG CACCATACTGGTGTGTAAACAACGCATCGTCGATCTGTTCCCTAAGCTGGAGGGGGCGGTAGAGAGCATCAAGGCAGCGGAGACGACAGTGATGCAGATGCAAATGAAGCGACAGAAAGAGTTCTGGTATCTGTTGAAGATTGCCAGG GCCCAGACAGAACCTCAGTCACTACCAACTGTTCCCAAGACAACTGCAAG TGAGACGGTTCATCAATTATTGGAAGAGAATCAGCATTACCTCAGTCAACTGACTTCTCTGCTTCAGGACACGACTCAAGAGACTGGAAACAGTGTCATG GATGAGGACTGGAGTTGGATACAGCATGATTCAGGAAAAGCTCAATCTCTGATCTCATAA
- the LOC115559953 gene encoding inhibitor of nuclear factor kappa-B kinase subunit alpha isoform X2, with translation MERAALRQTQQCGPWEMKERLGTGGFGHVNLYQHLETGDKIALKLCRLELNQKNKDRWSREIQIMKKLSHVNVVEAREVPLELSSIGLNDLPLLAMEYCSKGDLRKMLNKPENCCGLKESEVLSLLSDIGSGIRYLHANKIIHRDLKPENIVLQDVRGKLVHKIIDLGYAKDLDQGSLCTSFVGTLQYLAPELFENKPYTVTVDYWSFGTMIFECVCGFRPFLHHMQPVQWTSKVKNKGPKDIMAVEDMNGEVRFSTHLPYPNNLSRPLLEPVESLLQMMLLWDPATRGGGTDPESNHPCFYTTLHNILSMKVIHVLDMTSAQLHSIVLGPEESLHSLQQRLETHTHSHVPPRSQELLLETGVSLDPRWPPAHCLPEGLAGWDRSIVYLFDKSLTKYCGPLTARPLPDSVNFIVRETKTQLPLAALRKVWGEAVSYICGLKQDYVRLYGGREAAMRSLLHYNTNLTHHKNMLFSQSQQLRAKLAFFKISIQNDLELYSEQRHTGISTLSKDTQGIYEYTLGHWFSKCGPRANGGPQKHSWRPAMTYRSSEKMLKTWNENEEKAAAFTQVAEVGYLDEEIVSLHCEIVELRRSPFARSQGDVMGQLEEKAIELYKQLKAKCKSPDPPHGYSDSSEMVKAILQTVQNQDRVLKDLYTHLSTILVCKQRIVDLFPKLEGAVESIKAAETTVMQMQMKRQKEFWYLLKIARAQTEPQSLPTVPKTTARTRLKRLETVSWMRTGVGYSMIQEKLNL, from the exons ATGGAGAGAGCTGCCCTCAGACAGACCCAGCAGTGCGGTCCCTGGGAGATGAAGGAGCGGCTAGGAACAGGAGGATTCGGCCATGTGAACCTCTACCAACATCta GAGACGGGAGACAAGATTGCTTTGAAACTTTGCCGCCTAGAATTGAACCAAAAGAACAAAGATCGCTGGAGCAGAGAGATACAAATAATGAAAAA GCTGAGTCATGTGAACGTAGTGGAAGCAAGAGAAGTTCCATTAGAACTGAGTTCCATCGGACTTAATGACCTACCACTACTGGCCATGGAGTACTGCTCCAAAGGAGATCTACGCAAG ATGCTCAACAAGCCAGAAAATTGTTGTGGGCTTAAGGAAAGTGAGGTTCTCTCACTGCTCAGTGACATAG GTTCTGGTATCCGGTACCTCCACGCCAACAAGATCATCCACCGAGACCTCAAGCCAGAGAACATAGTCCTTCAGGATGTCAGGGGGAAG CTCGTCCACAAAATCATTGATCTGGGCTATGCAAAGGACCTGGACCAGGGTAGCCTCTGCACATCTTTTGTCGGTACTCTGCAGTATCTG GCTCCAGAGCTCTTTGAGAACAAGCCCTACACGGTGACTGTTGATTACTGGAGTTTCGGGACGATGAtatttgagtgcgtgtgtggctTTCGGCCCTTTCTACACCACATGCAGCCTGTTCAGTG GACGAGCAAAGTGAAGAATAAAGGTCCTAAAGATATCATGGCTGTCGAGGACATGAATGGGGAAGTCAGGTTCTCGACACACCTTCCCTATCCGAACAACCTCAGCAG accctTACTGGAGCCTGTCGAGTCCCTTCTGCAGATGATGCTCCTGTGGGACCCTGCTACCCGAGGAGGGGGCACAGACCCGGAGAGCAACCATCCCTGCTTTTACACTACATTACACAATATCCTCAGCATGAAG gtGATCCACGTGCTGGACATGACGTCGGCCCAGCTACACTCCATAGTGCTGGGCCCCGAGGAGAGTCTGCACTCCCTGCAGCAGCGGCTGGAGacccacacccactcacacgtCCCCCCCCGCAGCCAGGAGCTGCTCCTGGAGACGGGCGTGTCGCTGGACCCCCGCTGGCCCCCCGCCCACTGCCTCCCAGAGGGACTG GCCGGCTGGGACCGGTCCATAGTGTACCTCTTCGACAAGAGCCTGACCAAGTACTGCGGCCCGCTTACCGCCCGACCTCTGCCTGACAGCGTCAACTTCATAG TGCGAGAGACCAAGACCCAGCTGCCACTCGCCGCGCTGAGGAAGGTGTGGGGAGAGGCGGTCAGCTACATCTGTGGGCTGAAGCAGGACTACGTCCGGCTGTACGGGGGGCGGGAGGCCGCCAT GAGGAGTCTGCTACATTACAACACAAACCTAACGCACCACAAGAACATGCTGTTCTCACAGTCCCAGCAGCTCAGAGCCAAACTGGCCTTCTTCAAAATCAGCATCCAGAACGACCTGGAGCTCTACTCTGAGCAAAGACACACAGGCATTT caactctGAGCAAAGACACACAGGGCATCTATGAGTACACTTTAggccattggttctcaaagtgtggcccgcgggccaatggcggcccgcagaaacattcctggcggcccgcaatgacatacagat CTTCAGAGAAGATGCTGAAGACCTGGAATGAAAACGAAGAGAAGGCTGCTGCGTTTACACAG GTGGCTGAGGTCGGTTATCTGGATGAAGAGATTGTCTCTCTGCACTGTGAGATTGTGGAGTTGAGGAGAAGTCCATTCGCTCGCAGTCAAGGAGACGTTATgggacagct GGAGGAGAAAGCGATTGAACTCTACAAGCAACTGAAAGCCAAATGCAAAA GTCCTGACCCGCCACACGGTTACAGCGATAGCTCCGAGATGGTGAAGGCTATTCTTCAGACAGTTCAGAACCAGGACCGGGTCTTGAAGGACTTATACACTCACCTGAG CACCATACTGGTGTGTAAACAACGCATCGTCGATCTGTTCCCTAAGCTGGAGGGGGCGGTAGAGAGCATCAAGGCAGCGGAGACGACAGTGATGCAGATGCAAATGAAGCGACAGAAAGAGTTCTGGTATCTGTTGAAGATTGCCAGG GCCCAGACAGAACCTCAGTCACTACCAACTGTTCCCAAGACAACTGCAAG GACACGACTCAAGAGACTGGAAACAGTGTCATG GATGAGGACTGGAGTTGGATACAGCATGATTCAGGAAAAGCTCAATCTCTGA
- the LOC115559955 gene encoding tissue-type plasminogen activator: MRNMKLLVILVFIVVSIDEVNSLRRSERQKAQRTGKMCVTGDGSNYRGTVSTSARGLRCLDWDLFSSWKHYHPSKGLGPHNHCRNPNNSLKPWCRVRRGGRIIREFCGVHKCMPETAPVTTIQPKASVDTERTCGERTERRSNRVVGGVVAPIQTHPWVTAIYLPGGSFLCGGTLIAPCWVLTAAHCFRDSDYTPGDQLSVYLGKSALNETDAEKEQRFTVEQLVIHAEYRSGGVDFENDIALLRIRGSDGACAARTDWTRTACLAPLHTKLPAGMRCTVTGYGREVEGGRYNSQYLREAKVQLLSQGECRSNYAEKLTDNMLCAASPDWSRDACQGDSGGPLVCETGGRAFLYGVVSWGDGCAQRNKPGVYTRLTNYNGWIAKQTGLPSYTDGAMYPKK, translated from the exons ATGAGGAACATGAAGCTGTTAGTCATCTTGGTGTTCATTGTGGTCAGCATTGACGAG GTGAACTCACTTCGACGGTCCGAGAGACAAAAAGCACAACGCACAG GGAAAATGTGTGTGACTGGAGATGGGAGCAACTACAGAGGCACTGTGTCCACCTCAGCCCGAGGCCTTCGATGCCTTGACTGGGacctcttctcctcctggaAGCACTATCACCCCTCCAAGGGCCTGGGGCCACACAACCACTGCAG AAATCCCAACAATAGCCTGAAGCCATGGTGTCGCGtgcgaagaggaggaagaataaTCAGAGAGTTCTGCGGCGTTCACAAATGCATGCCCGAAACAG CTCCTGTTACAACCATACAACCCAAGGCTTCTGTGGATACAG AGCGGACCTGCGGCGAGCGGACCGAGCGCCGGAGCAACAGGGTCGTGGGGGGCGTCGTGGCCCCCATCCAGACCCACCCGTGGGTGACCGCGATCTACCTGCCGGGCGGCAGCTTCCTGTGCGGAGGAACCCTCATCGCACCCTGCTGGGTCCTCACCGCCGCGCACTGCTTCCGTGACAG CGACTACACTCCGGGAGATCAACTGTCTGTGTACCTGGGGAAGAGCGCCCTCAACGAGACGGACGCGGAGAAGGAGCAGCGGTTCACTGTGGAACAGCTGGTCATACACGCCGAATACAGAAGCGGAGGAGTGGACTTTGAGAATGACATAG CGCTGTTGAGGATACGTGGCAGTGATGGTGCTTGCGCTGCTCGGACCGACTGGACCCGCACGGCGTGTCTGGCCCCCCTCCACACCAAACTGCCTGCTGGGATGCGGTGCACCGTCACCGGCTATGGCCGTGAGGTTGAAG gtGGACGTTATAACTCCCAGTACCTGCGGGAGGCGAAGGTGCAGCTGCTCTCACAGGGCGAATGCAGGTCCAACTACGCTGAGAAACTCACGGACAACATGCTTTGTGCCGCCAGTCCAGACTGGAGCAGAGACGCCTgccaa ggagACTCCGGGGGCCCGCTGGTTTGCGAGACGGGGGGCCGGGCGTTCCTCTACGGGGTGGTCAGCTGGGGCGACGGCTGTGCCCAGAGGAACAAGCCGGGGGTTTACACGCGACTGACCAACTACAACGGCTGGATCGCCAAGCAGACAGGCCTGCCGTCCTACACCGACGGAGCCATGTACCCCAAGAAGTAA